A window from Limanda limanda chromosome 14, fLimLim1.1, whole genome shotgun sequence encodes these proteins:
- the LOC133018879 gene encoding neuferricin, which produces MLTCVVVVVVSVLLAVWLVPREWSVKSGSPPQDPSVRLLSSQELALHDGEPGSKGLYLAIMGQVFDVNKGHKHYGPGGGYHFMAGRDASLSFVTGDFTESGLTDDVSSLSPLQVVALYDWLAFYQRDYQTVGLVSGRFYSETGQPTEALLQVEASLAEGQRMKAQSEAEKLHFPACNSEWSSARGGRVWCSTKSGGVLRDWAGVPRKLFSAGSTGLRCVCVEDPSAAEEDPNLQKYEGCLPHAESCAVGEF; this is translated from the exons ATGCTCACttgtgtggttgtggtggtcGTGTCTGTGTTGCTGGCGGTGTGGTTGGTTCCCCGCGAGTGGTCCGTGAAATCTGGATCCCCACCGCAGGACCCCTCCGTGCGGCTCCTGAGCAGCCAGGAGCTGGCCCTGCACGACGGGGAGCCAGGCAGCAAGGGCCTGTACCTGGCCATCATGGGGCAGGTGTTTGATGTAAACAAGGGACACAAGCACTATGGACCCGGTGGTGGCTATCACTTTATGGCAG gcagAGACGCCTCGCTGTCCTTCGTCACTGGAGACTTCACAGAAAGTGGCCTAACGGATGATGTGTCCAGTCTGTCCCCCTTGCAAGTGGTGGCCTTGTATGACTGGCTGGCCTTCTATCAGAGGGACTACCAGACTGTGG GTTTGGTATCTGGCCGGTTCTACAGCGAGACTGGACAGCCAACAGAGGCCTTGTTGCAAGTAGAAGCATCACTAGCGGAAGGCCAGCGAATGAAGGCCCAGTCTGAAGCTGAGAAGCtgcatttcccagcatgcaatTCAGAGTGGAGCTCTGCCAGGGGAGGAAGAGTCTGGTGCTCCACTAAGAG TGGTGGAGTGTTAAGAGACTGGGCGGGTGTCCCACGGAAGCTCTTCTCTGCTGGATCCACTGGTCTTCGTtgcgtgtgtgtggaggacccctctgcagcagaggaagacCCCAACCTGCAGAAATATGAAGGCTGCCTTCCACATGCTGAATCGTGTGCTGTTGGAGAATTTTAA